The Felis catus isolate Fca126 chromosome X, F.catus_Fca126_mat1.0, whole genome shotgun sequence genome includes a region encoding these proteins:
- the LOC105259687 gene encoding olfactory receptor 1D2-like: MAGSNRTVVSEFLLLGLSDVPENQPLLFSLFLSMYLVAVVGNLLIILAIGSTSHLHTPMYFFIANLSWVDICFTSVTIPKMLLNIQTLSQSISYTGCLTQMYFLILFLELDNVLLAVMAYDRFVAICHPLHYTITMSPKFCITLLSLALIITNIYPLIHTLLMDTLSFCASVRIHHIFCELYALLKLSCSSIHDNELVVYILGSFIFVAPFLFISISYMHIFSAILRLRSSQSKLKAFSTCSSHLVVVSLFYGTLFGVYLRPSSSYTSEDSVATVLYAVVAPMLNPFIYSLRNKDMKGALKSLLSWRKIWPW, encoded by the coding sequence ATGGCGGGAAGCAATCGAACTGTTGTCTCAGAATTCCTCCTCCTGGGACTGTCAGATGTGCCTGAGAATCAGCCCCTCCTCTTCAGTCTGTTCCTGTCCATGTACCTGGTTGCTGTGGTGGGGAACCTGCTCATCATCCTGGCCATTGGCTCTACCTCCCatctccacacccccatgtacttcttcatAGCCAACCTGTCCTGGGTTGACATCTGCTTCACTTCTGTCACTATACCAAAGATGCTGCTCAATATCCAAACCTTGAGCCAGTCCATATCTTACACTGGATGCCTTACTCAGATGTATTTTCTAATCTTGTTTCTAGAACTGGACAATGTCCTCTTGGCAGTGATGGCATATGACAGATTTGTAGCCATATGCCACCCTCTTCACTATACCATAACCATGAGCCCCAAATTCTGTATCACATTATTGTCTCTGGCTCTGATTATCACAAACATCTATCCTTTGATCCACACCCTTTTGATGGATACACTGTCATTTTGTGCAAGTGTCAGAATTCACCATATTTTCTGTGAACTCTATGCATTGCTAAAGCTTTCTTGTTCAAGTATCCATGACAATGAGTTGGTTGTTTACATCCTGGGGAGCTTTATTTTTGTTGctcctttcctctttatttctatcTCCTACATGCACATTTTCTCAGCCATCCTAAGACTTCGTTCCTCCCAGAGCAAACTTAAAGCCTTTTCCACTTGTAGTTCCCACCTTGTTGTGGTGTCATTGTTCTATGGAACTTTATTTGGGGTGTATCTGCGTCCTTCTTCTTCCTACACATCTGAGGATTCAGTGGCCACTGTGCTGTATGCAGTGGTGGCTCCCATGCTCAACCCCTTCATTTATAGTCTTAGGAATAAGGACATGAAAGGGGCCCTAAAGAGCCTCCTCAGCTGGAGAAAGATCTGGCCTTGGTGA